A stretch of Sphingomonas sp. JUb134 DNA encodes these proteins:
- the mmsB gene encoding 3-hydroxyisobutyrate dehydrogenase, with protein sequence MARIGFIGLGNMGGGMAANLAKAGHDVRAFDLSQEALERARKAGCLPTESARAAAEGAEAVVTMLPAGQHVAQVYEEAVFGVAAPGAVLIDSSTIDVATARQLAEAATAKGLLAVDAPVSGGIAGAAAGTLTFMVGGSEEAFAAAQPLLQAMGKAVIHAGGAGAGQAAKACNNMLLGATMIATCEAFVLAERLGLDPQTFYDISSASSGQSWSMTTYCPVPGVGPETPADHDYQGGFAAALMLKDLRLALDAASGANVDTPMGARAAELYGSFVAQGGAGTDFSGIIRMLDRQG encoded by the coding sequence ATGGCACGGATCGGCTTCATCGGCCTTGGCAACATGGGCGGCGGCATGGCCGCGAACCTGGCGAAGGCAGGGCACGACGTCCGCGCCTTCGACCTTTCGCAAGAGGCGCTGGAGCGTGCCCGCAAGGCTGGATGCCTGCCGACGGAGAGCGCGCGGGCGGCTGCCGAGGGCGCCGAAGCGGTGGTGACGATGCTCCCCGCGGGGCAGCATGTCGCACAAGTCTATGAGGAAGCGGTGTTCGGCGTGGCCGCACCAGGGGCGGTTCTGATCGACAGCTCCACCATCGACGTCGCGACCGCGCGCCAGCTGGCCGAGGCGGCGACGGCCAAGGGGCTGCTCGCCGTCGATGCACCGGTCTCCGGCGGGATCGCCGGCGCGGCCGCCGGAACGCTGACGTTCATGGTCGGCGGAAGCGAGGAGGCATTCGCGGCCGCCCAGCCGCTGTTGCAGGCGATGGGCAAGGCGGTGATCCATGCAGGCGGGGCGGGAGCCGGGCAGGCGGCCAAGGCCTGCAACAACATGCTGCTGGGCGCGACCATGATCGCCACCTGCGAGGCGTTCGTCCTGGCCGAGCGGCTGGGGCTCGACCCGCAGACCTTCTACGACATCAGCTCGGCAAGTTCCGGGCAGAGCTGGTCGATGACGACCTATTGCCCCGTGCCGGGCGTGGGGCCGGAGACGCCGGCAGATCACGACTACCAGGGCGGATTCGCCGCAGCCCTGATGCTCAAGGACCTGCGGCTGGCGCTCGACGCGGCGAGCGGCGCCAATGTCGACACGCCGATGGGCGCGCGGGCGGCGGAGCTCTATGGCAGCTTCGTGGCGCAAGGGGGTGCCGGCACCGACTTTTCCGGCATCATCCGGATGCTCGACCGGCAGGGTTGA
- a CDS encoding HPP family protein — translation MRLFFAPILAGANLPDRLLACLGGVLGIALTSAISFWALGDATSLPLLVAPMGAAAVLVFAVPASPLAQPWSVVGGNIVSALVGVTAAKLVPVPHLAAGIAVGGAILAMSLLRCLHPPGGAAALTAVVGGPVVLSAGYGFAFVPVGINAVLLMVAGVLFHRFSGHSYPHRPVPVAPRAPLPVESVPHPEDLDRALEDLGETFDVSKEDLDLLFQRVEHHANERRARKRS, via the coding sequence ATGCGCCTTTTCTTTGCCCCCATTCTTGCCGGTGCAAACCTGCCGGATCGCCTGCTCGCCTGCCTGGGCGGGGTGCTCGGGATCGCGCTCACCAGTGCGATCAGCTTCTGGGCGCTCGGCGACGCGACGTCACTGCCGCTGCTCGTTGCGCCCATGGGCGCGGCGGCGGTGCTGGTGTTCGCGGTGCCGGCAAGCCCGCTCGCCCAGCCCTGGTCCGTCGTCGGCGGCAACATCGTCTCCGCGCTCGTCGGGGTGACGGCGGCGAAGTTGGTGCCGGTGCCGCACCTGGCGGCGGGGATCGCGGTCGGCGGCGCGATCCTGGCGATGTCGCTGCTGCGCTGCCTCCATCCGCCAGGGGGGGCCGCGGCACTAACCGCAGTGGTCGGCGGCCCCGTGGTGCTGTCGGCCGGCTATGGTTTCGCGTTCGTGCCGGTGGGCATCAATGCCGTGCTGCTGATGGTGGCGGGCGTCCTGTTCCACCGCTTCTCAGGGCACTCGTACCCGCACCGGCCGGTGCCGGTCGCGCCACGTGCGCCCTTGCCCGTCGAGAGCGTGCCGCACCCGGAGGATCTGGACCGCGCGCTGGAGGACCTCGGCGAGACGTTCGACGTCAGCAAGGAAGACCTCGACCTGCTGTTCCAGCGGGTGGAGCATCATGCGAACGAGAGGCGCGCGCGCAAGCGATCCTAA
- the trhO gene encoding oxygen-dependent tRNA uridine(34) hydroxylase TrhO produces the protein MSDPLPIRVVALYRFTSFADPAALRGPLAHTCCSLGAKGTLLLAPEGINGTIAGTDAAIDGALAAIRALPGCAELEHKESRAATMPFHRMKVRLKQEIVTMGEPEVDPVGQVGAYVAPEEWNDLIADPEVVLIDTRNAYEVAVGTFEGAVDPQTESFRDFPRWFREHRDELLAGKSKVAMFCTGGIRCEKATALLRAEGVDEVYHLKGGILKYLETVPEKDSRWNGECFVFDQRVAVGHGLAPGSHALCHACRMPVSVADRASPLFEEGVSCPACYHQRSDEDRARYAERHRQEKLAGARGQEHVGATIAVRD, from the coding sequence GTGTCCGATCCGTTGCCGATCCGCGTCGTCGCGCTGTACCGCTTTACCTCCTTCGCCGACCCGGCCGCGTTGCGGGGGCCCCTCGCCCACACGTGCTGCAGCCTCGGCGCGAAAGGCACGCTGCTGCTCGCGCCGGAGGGGATCAACGGCACCATCGCAGGCACGGATGCGGCCATCGACGGGGCGCTCGCCGCCATCCGCGCGCTGCCGGGCTGCGCCGAACTGGAGCACAAGGAGTCGCGCGCGGCGACCATGCCCTTCCACCGCATGAAGGTGCGGCTGAAGCAGGAAATCGTCACGATGGGTGAGCCGGAGGTCGATCCCGTCGGCCAGGTTGGCGCCTATGTCGCCCCGGAGGAATGGAACGACCTGATCGCCGATCCGGAGGTGGTGCTGATCGACACGCGCAACGCCTATGAGGTGGCGGTCGGCACCTTCGAAGGGGCCGTCGATCCGCAGACGGAGAGCTTTCGCGACTTCCCGCGCTGGTTTCGCGAGCACCGCGACGAACTGCTGGCGGGCAAGAGCAAGGTGGCGATGTTCTGCACCGGTGGCATCCGCTGTGAAAAGGCGACGGCGCTCCTCCGGGCGGAGGGCGTGGACGAGGTCTACCACCTCAAGGGCGGCATCCTGAAGTATCTGGAGACGGTGCCGGAGAAGGACAGCCGCTGGAACGGCGAGTGCTTCGTCTTCGACCAGCGGGTCGCAGTGGGTCATGGCCTGGCGCCAGGCAGCCACGCATTGTGCCATGCCTGCCGCATGCCGGTGAGCGTCGCCGATCGGGCGTCACCGCTCTTCGAGGAAGGCGTCAGCTGCCCCGCCTGCTACCACCAGCGCAGCGACGAGGATCGCGCCCGCTATGCCGAGCGGCACCGGCAGGAGAAGCTCGCCGGGGCGCGCGGCCAGGAGCATGTCGGCGCGACGATCGCCGTTCGCGACTGA
- a CDS encoding isovaleryl-CoA dehydrogenase has translation MTPDFDFALGDMADAIRETTRRFSADRIAPLAARVDAEDWFPRDLWPEMGALGLHGITVEEEFGGLGLGYLEHVVAVEEVSRASASVGLSYGAHSNLCVNQIRRWGNAEQKAKYLPKLVSGEHVGSLAMSEAGAGSDVVSMKLRAEAVDGGFRLNGTKFWITNAAYADTLVVYAKTGEGSRGITAFLIEKDMAGFSIGQKIDKMGMRGSPTAELVFNDCFVPAENVMGPLNGGVGVLMSGLDYERAVLAGIQLGIMQACLDVVLPFVRERRQFGRPIGEFQLMQAKVADMYVALNSARAYVYAVARSCDAGRTTRFDAAGAILLASENAVKVALEAIQALGGAGYTKDWPVERFLRDAKLLDIGAGTNEIRRMLIGRELVGNNPTVAQ, from the coding sequence TTGACCCCGGACTTCGACTTCGCGCTCGGCGACATGGCCGACGCGATCCGTGAGACCACACGCCGCTTCTCTGCGGATCGGATCGCGCCCCTTGCCGCGCGGGTGGATGCGGAAGACTGGTTCCCGCGCGACCTGTGGCCTGAGATGGGTGCGCTCGGCCTGCACGGCATCACCGTGGAGGAAGAGTTCGGCGGGCTGGGCCTCGGCTACCTCGAGCATGTCGTCGCGGTCGAGGAAGTCAGCCGCGCCTCCGCCTCCGTCGGGCTGAGCTATGGCGCGCACTCCAACCTGTGCGTCAACCAGATCCGCCGCTGGGGCAATGCCGAGCAGAAGGCGAAGTACCTGCCCAAGCTGGTGTCGGGCGAGCATGTCGGCAGCCTGGCGATGTCCGAGGCGGGTGCCGGCTCCGACGTGGTCTCGATGAAGCTGAGGGCCGAGGCGGTCGACGGCGGATTTCGCCTCAACGGCACGAAGTTCTGGATCACCAACGCGGCCTATGCCGACACGCTGGTGGTCTATGCCAAGACCGGCGAGGGAAGCCGCGGCATCACCGCCTTCCTGATCGAAAAGGACATGGCCGGCTTTTCGATCGGGCAGAAGATCGACAAGATGGGCATGCGCGGCAGCCCCACTGCGGAACTGGTGTTCAACGACTGCTTCGTGCCGGCTGAGAATGTGATGGGGCCGCTGAACGGCGGCGTCGGCGTGCTGATGTCGGGGCTCGATTACGAGCGCGCGGTGCTGGCGGGCATCCAGCTCGGCATCATGCAGGCGTGTCTCGACGTGGTGCTGCCGTTCGTGCGCGAGCGGCGCCAGTTCGGCCGGCCGATCGGCGAGTTCCAGCTGATGCAGGCCAAGGTCGCCGACATGTACGTCGCACTCAATTCGGCGCGGGCCTACGTCTATGCCGTCGCGCGCAGCTGCGACGCCGGGCGGACGACGCGCTTCGACGCGGCAGGTGCGATCCTGCTGGCGAGCGAGAATGCGGTGAAGGTGGCGCTGGAGGCAATCCAGGCGCTGGGCGGGGCCGGTTACACGAAGGACTGGCCAGTCGAGCGCTTCCTGCGCGACGCCAAGCTGCTGGATATCGGCGCGGGGACGAACGAGATCCGGCGGATGCTGATCGGCCGCGAGCTGGTCGGCAACAACCCGACGGTGGCGCAGTGA
- a CDS encoding carboxyl transferase domain-containing protein translates to MSAPVLSTNVAPDSETFKANAAHNRALAERLRADVAAAAQGGGERARERHTARGKLLPRERVERLLDPGSPFLEIGQLAAHDLYGGEVPGAGVIAGIGRVSGRQVMIVCNDATVKGGTYYPLTVKKHLRAQEIAEANRLPCIYLVDSGGANLPHQAEVFPDRDHFGRIFFNQANMSALGIPQIACVMGSCTAGGAYVPAMSDESVIVRNQGTIFLAGPPLVKAATGEEIGAEELGGAETHGRTSGVVDHVAENDEHALTIVRDIVSTLPPPAQASVNRQPPRPPRHDPQELYGIVPQDVRAPYDVHEVIARLVDGSEFHAFKPLYGSSLVCGFAHIWGQPVAILANNGVLFSESAVKGAHFIELACQRRVPLLFLQNISGFMVGGKYEAEGIAKHGAKLVTAVATASVPKITVLIGGSFGAGNYGMCGRAYSPRFLFSWPNSRISVMGGEQAASVLATVHRDAASWSPEEAEAFKAPVRQKYEDEGNPWHATARLWDDGIIDPVQTRDVLGLALAATLEVPIPETPRFGVFRM, encoded by the coding sequence ATGAGCGCCCCCGTCCTCTCCACCAACGTCGCGCCGGATAGCGAGACGTTCAAAGCCAACGCCGCACACAATCGCGCGCTCGCCGAGCGGCTGCGCGCCGACGTCGCTGCGGCCGCGCAAGGCGGCGGCGAGCGCGCCCGCGAGCGCCACACCGCGCGCGGCAAGCTGCTGCCGCGCGAGCGCGTCGAGCGGCTGCTCGACCCGGGCTCGCCGTTCCTGGAGATCGGCCAGCTCGCCGCGCACGATCTCTACGGCGGCGAGGTGCCGGGCGCCGGTGTGATCGCCGGCATCGGCCGCGTCTCCGGCCGGCAGGTGATGATCGTCTGCAACGACGCGACGGTGAAGGGCGGGACCTATTACCCGCTCACCGTCAAGAAGCATCTGCGCGCGCAGGAGATCGCCGAGGCCAACCGGCTGCCGTGCATCTATCTGGTCGACAGCGGCGGCGCCAACCTGCCGCACCAGGCGGAGGTCTTCCCGGACCGCGACCACTTCGGCCGCATCTTCTTCAATCAGGCCAACATGTCGGCGCTCGGCATCCCGCAGATCGCCTGCGTGATGGGCAGCTGCACTGCCGGCGGCGCCTATGTCCCCGCCATGTCGGACGAGAGCGTGATCGTGCGCAACCAGGGCACGATCTTCCTCGCCGGCCCGCCGCTGGTGAAGGCGGCGACGGGAGAGGAGATCGGCGCCGAGGAACTCGGCGGGGCGGAGACCCACGGCCGCACCTCCGGCGTGGTCGACCACGTCGCCGAGAACGACGAGCATGCGCTGACGATCGTGCGCGACATTGTCTCGACGCTGCCGCCGCCGGCGCAAGCGAGCGTCAATCGGCAGCCGCCGCGCCCGCCCAGGCACGACCCGCAGGAGCTCTACGGCATCGTGCCGCAGGACGTGCGCGCGCCCTATGACGTGCACGAGGTGATCGCCCGGCTGGTCGACGGCAGCGAGTTCCACGCGTTCAAGCCGCTCTATGGAAGCAGCCTGGTGTGCGGCTTCGCCCATATCTGGGGCCAGCCGGTCGCGATCCTCGCCAACAACGGCGTACTGTTCAGCGAAAGCGCGGTGAAGGGCGCGCACTTCATCGAGCTCGCCTGCCAGCGCCGCGTGCCGTTGCTGTTCCTCCAGAACATCTCGGGCTTCATGGTCGGTGGCAAGTACGAGGCGGAAGGAATCGCCAAGCACGGGGCCAAGCTGGTGACCGCGGTCGCGACCGCCTCGGTGCCCAAGATCACCGTGCTGATCGGCGGCAGCTTCGGCGCCGGCAACTACGGCATGTGCGGGCGCGCCTATAGTCCGCGGTTCCTGTTCAGCTGGCCCAACAGCCGCATCAGCGTGATGGGCGGGGAACAAGCAGCGAGCGTGCTCGCTACGGTCCACCGCGACGCGGCCAGCTGGTCGCCGGAGGAGGCGGAGGCGTTCAAGGCTCCGGTTCGTCAGAAGTACGAGGACGAAGGCAACCCCTGGCATGCCACCGCGCGGCTGTGGGACGACGGCATCATCGATCCGGTGCAGACCCGCGACGTGCTGGGGCTCGCGCTGGCGGCAACGCTGGAAGTGCCGATCCCGGAGACGCCGCGCTTCGGCGTGTTCCGGATGTGA
- a CDS encoding endonuclease domain-containing protein yields MVGTIPPRNGEGDQPQAGGGGAPRTLRPEVAQARSLRRQMTLPEVLLWQQLRGSQLGVRFRRQHPVGPYIVDFFCASASLAVEVDGTAHDYGDRPARDAERDRFLSDNGIDVLRLCASDVLRDIGSVLAAIAARVARPLHQPAAGPPPRAGEEQEFL; encoded by the coding sequence GTGGTCGGAACGATTCCTCCCCGGAACGGGGAGGGGGACCAGCCGCAGGCTGGTGGAGGGGGAGCACCGCGCACGCTCCGTCCGGAAGTAGCGCAGGCGCGATCCTTGCGCCGGCAGATGACGCTCCCGGAGGTACTGCTGTGGCAGCAACTCAGAGGCAGCCAGCTCGGAGTGCGCTTCCGCCGACAGCATCCTGTAGGCCCATATATCGTCGACTTCTTCTGCGCGTCTGCGTCTTTAGCGGTAGAAGTTGATGGCACCGCGCACGACTACGGAGACAGACCGGCGCGAGATGCGGAGCGCGACCGCTTCCTCAGCGACAACGGTATCGATGTGCTGCGCCTCTGTGCCTCCGACGTACTGCGCGACATTGGTTCGGTGCTCGCCGCCATCGCAGCGCGCGTGGCCCGCCCCCTCCACCAGCCTGCGGCTGGTCCCCCTCCCCGTGCCGGGGAGGAGCAGGAGTTTCTATGA
- a CDS encoding acetyl/propionyl/methylcrotonyl-CoA carboxylase subunit alpha encodes MIQSLLIANRGEIACRIIGTARRLGIRTIAVYSEADANARHVRLADAAVAIGPAPARESYLVGERILAAARESGAEAIHPGYGFLSENANFAEAVVAAGLVWVGPDAASIRAMGLKDAAKQRMIAAGVPVTPGYLGEDQSADRLAAEAQAIGYPVLIKAVAGGGGKGMRRVDDPAQFAELLQSCRREAASAFGDDRVLIEKYIARPRHIEVQVFGDTHGNVVHLFERDCSLQRRHQKVIEEAPAPGMDPHTREAICAAAVRAAKAVNYVGAGTIEFIADGSEGLRADRIWFMEMNTRLQVEHPVTEAITGVDLVEWQLRVASGEPLPLRQDELAIDGWAMEARLYAEDPATGFLPSTGPLEVLRLPGTEAGLRYDMGVEAGDRVSDQYDPMLGKLIARGQAREAAAEALATACRLAQVWPVRTNLGFAARCLSHREFRSGAVDTGFIERHLTALTEPALPLDAMARWAADELVAPEGEGPWERSSGFRLNAAPRREVALVDDRGGRYAVDLAEPAAQAFGGFDTDEGPVVQHDGELRRFRRFRAERAAGGGAADGSLLAPMPGRVTAVDVGEGQAVAKGQRLLTLEAMKMEHGLVAPFDGTVAELPAAAGAKVREGSLLVRVEREEG; translated from the coding sequence ATGATTCAGTCTCTTCTCATCGCCAATCGGGGCGAGATCGCGTGCCGGATCATCGGCACGGCGCGGCGGCTGGGGATCCGCACCATCGCCGTCTATTCAGAGGCCGACGCGAACGCGCGGCATGTCCGGTTGGCGGATGCGGCGGTGGCGATCGGGCCGGCGCCGGCGCGCGAGAGCTATCTGGTGGGTGAGCGCATCCTCGCCGCTGCGCGCGAGAGCGGGGCGGAGGCGATCCATCCGGGCTACGGCTTCCTGTCCGAAAATGCCAACTTCGCCGAGGCGGTGGTCGCTGCCGGGCTGGTGTGGGTCGGGCCGGACGCGGCGAGCATTCGCGCAATGGGGCTGAAGGACGCCGCCAAGCAGCGGATGATCGCCGCGGGCGTGCCGGTGACACCGGGCTATCTCGGCGAAGACCAGAGCGCCGATCGACTGGCGGCGGAGGCGCAGGCGATCGGCTATCCGGTGCTGATCAAGGCGGTGGCGGGCGGCGGTGGCAAGGGAATGCGGCGCGTCGATGACCCTGCGCAATTCGCCGAGCTGCTCCAGTCGTGCCGGCGCGAGGCGGCATCGGCATTCGGCGACGATCGTGTCCTGATCGAGAAGTACATCGCCCGCCCACGCCACATCGAGGTGCAGGTGTTCGGCGACACCCATGGCAATGTCGTCCACCTGTTCGAACGCGACTGTTCGCTCCAGCGGCGCCACCAGAAGGTGATCGAGGAAGCGCCCGCACCCGGCATGGACCCGCACACGCGCGAGGCGATCTGCGCCGCCGCGGTGCGCGCGGCCAAAGCGGTCAACTATGTCGGGGCCGGCACGATCGAGTTCATCGCCGACGGATCGGAGGGCCTGCGCGCCGACCGCATCTGGTTCATGGAGATGAACACGCGGCTGCAGGTCGAGCATCCGGTGACCGAGGCGATCACCGGCGTCGACCTGGTCGAATGGCAGCTGCGCGTCGCGAGCGGGGAGCCGCTGCCGCTGCGCCAGGACGAGCTGGCGATCGACGGCTGGGCGATGGAGGCGCGGCTCTATGCTGAGGATCCGGCGACCGGCTTCCTGCCGTCCACCGGTCCGCTCGAGGTGCTGCGACTGCCTGGCACCGAAGCGGGCCTGCGCTACGACATGGGCGTGGAGGCTGGGGACCGTGTCTCCGACCAGTATGACCCGATGCTGGGCAAGCTGATCGCGCGGGGGCAGGCCCGCGAAGCCGCCGCGGAGGCGCTCGCCACCGCGTGCCGGCTGGCGCAGGTCTGGCCGGTGCGCACCAACCTGGGCTTCGCCGCGCGTTGCCTCAGCCATCGGGAGTTCCGCTCCGGCGCGGTCGACACCGGCTTCATCGAGCGCCACCTAACCGCGCTGACCGAACCCGCGCTGCCGCTCGACGCGATGGCGCGCTGGGCCGCCGACGAGCTTGTCGCGCCGGAAGGCGAGGGGCCGTGGGAACGGAGCAGCGGCTTCCGCCTCAACGCCGCCCCGCGGCGCGAGGTCGCGTTGGTCGACGACCGCGGCGGCCGCTATGCGGTCGATCTTGCCGAGCCGGCCGCGCAGGCGTTCGGCGGCTTCGACACCGACGAGGGCCCGGTGGTGCAGCACGACGGCGAGCTGCGCCGCTTCCGCCGCTTCCGCGCCGAGCGTGCGGCAGGCGGCGGCGCTGCCGACGGCAGCCTGCTGGCGCCGATGCCGGGCCGAGTCACCGCGGTCGACGTCGGCGAGGGCCAAGCGGTCGCCAAGGGCCAGCGCCTGCTGACGCTCGAGGCGATGAAGATGGAGCATGGGCTGGTCGCGCCGTTTGACGGTACGGTGGCCGAGCTACCCGCGGCGGCGGGCGCAAAGGTTCGCGAGGGATCGTTGCTCGTACGAGTCGAGCGGGAGGAAGGCTGA
- a CDS encoding MaoC family dehydratase: MAGRFYDQWQVGDRLVHDIRRTVTETDNLLFSTMTHNPQPLHLDAEAARASEFGQILVNGTFTFALMVGLSVGDTTLGTLIANLGYDKLVHPQPVFLGDTLRAETEVVELRDSRSRPDAGIVTFRHQLFNQRDVVVCDCLRTALLRRSAA; this comes from the coding sequence ATGGCGGGACGCTTCTACGACCAGTGGCAGGTGGGCGACCGCCTGGTCCACGACATCCGCCGCACCGTGACCGAGACGGACAACCTGCTGTTCTCGACCATGACCCACAACCCGCAGCCGCTGCACCTGGATGCGGAGGCGGCGCGAGCGTCGGAGTTCGGGCAGATCCTGGTCAACGGCACTTTCACCTTCGCGCTGATGGTGGGGCTGTCTGTGGGCGACACGACGCTGGGCACGCTGATCGCGAACCTGGGCTACGACAAGCTGGTCCATCCGCAGCCGGTGTTCCTGGGCGACACGCTGCGCGCCGAAACCGAAGTGGTGGAGCTGCGCGACAGCCGGTCGCGGCCCGATGCCGGGATCGTCACCTTCCGCCACCAGCTGTTCAACCAGCGCGACGTGGTGGTGTGCGACTGCCTGCGAACCGCGCTGCTGCGGCGGAGCGCGGCATGA
- a CDS encoding HpcH/HpaI aldolase/citrate lyase family protein: MRLRSLLFVPADRPERFAKAAASGADAIILDLEDSVHPDAKDVAAREVAVSLEQPVDNVLRLVRINPLDTGRLDADLAAARRADGIVLPKAEGSASIRRLVDRLGGEGPPVLPIATETPAAIFALGSYSEVADHLLGISWGAEDLPAAIGAATSREEDGRYTPPYEMVRALALFGAHAAGVAAIDTVYPALADQDGLVRYAARAARDGFTGMLALHPAQVPVINAAFTPTPDQLEEARAVIAAFAAAPGAGVLRYKGRMLDAPHLKQAQRLLARASA; this comes from the coding sequence ATGAGGCTGCGGTCGCTGCTCTTCGTTCCTGCCGACCGGCCCGAACGCTTCGCCAAGGCGGCAGCGAGCGGGGCCGACGCGATCATCCTCGACCTGGAAGACTCGGTGCATCCGGACGCCAAGGATGTGGCGGCGCGAGAGGTGGCGGTGTCCCTGGAACAGCCGGTGGACAATGTCCTGCGGCTGGTGCGAATCAATCCGCTGGATACCGGACGCCTCGATGCCGACCTTGCCGCCGCGCGACGTGCCGACGGCATCGTGCTGCCCAAGGCGGAGGGCTCGGCGAGCATCCGCCGGCTCGTGGATCGGCTTGGAGGCGAAGGTCCCCCGGTTCTTCCGATCGCGACGGAGACACCTGCCGCGATCTTCGCGCTCGGCAGCTATTCGGAAGTCGCGGACCATCTGCTCGGGATCAGCTGGGGTGCGGAGGACCTGCCGGCAGCGATCGGCGCTGCCACCTCCCGGGAGGAGGACGGGCGCTACACCCCTCCCTATGAGATGGTACGCGCGCTCGCCTTGTTCGGCGCACACGCGGCCGGTGTGGCCGCGATCGACACCGTGTACCCGGCGCTGGCCGATCAAGATGGGCTGGTGCGCTATGCGGCGCGGGCGGCGCGGGACGGCTTTACGGGCATGCTCGCGCTCCACCCCGCGCAAGTACCCGTCATCAACGCCGCCTTCACGCCAACGCCCGATCAGCTTGAGGAAGCGCGGGCGGTGATCGCCGCATTCGCCGCTGCGCCGGGGGCAGGGGTGCTGCGCTACAAGGGACGCATGCTCGACGCGCCACACCTGAAGCAGGCGCAGCGCCTGCTCGCCCGCGCGAGCGCTTAG
- the aroA gene encoding 3-phosphoshikimate 1-carboxyvinyltransferase, translating to MTKPASALTIVPPQTPLSGRVALPGSKSITNRMLLIAALAHGTSRLTGALKSDDTKHMAAALRKLGVDVEEPEATSFVVTASGTLRPSAEPLFLGNAGTAMRFLTAAAATIQGTTILDGDAHMRKRPIAPLVEALRRMGVTIDAPSGCPPVHVEGVGIPGGRVIVDAGLSSQYVSALLIAAACAKGPVEVVLAGGDIGARGYIDLTLAAMETFGGQIMPVGQTGWTVAATGYQAADAMVEPDASAATYLWAAEVLTGGKIDIGLASDRFSQPDAKAQALIAASPQMPGVIDGSQMQDAIPTLAVLAAFNARPVRFTGIANLRVKECDRVRALSTELNRIRSGLAEEQGDDLLVHGDPGLAGQTLPTAIETYADHRIAMAFSLAGLKIGGIRILDPGCVAKTYPGYWDALASLGVQLVPEVGA from the coding sequence ATGACCAAGCCCGCTTCCGCATTGACGATCGTTCCGCCCCAGACGCCGCTCAGCGGGCGCGTGGCGTTGCCGGGATCGAAGTCGATCACCAATCGGATGCTGTTGATCGCCGCGCTGGCGCACGGCACCAGTCGGCTGACCGGCGCCCTCAAGAGCGATGACACGAAGCACATGGCAGCAGCGCTGCGCAAGTTGGGGGTGGACGTCGAAGAGCCCGAAGCGACCAGCTTCGTGGTGACCGCTTCCGGCACCTTGCGCCCTTCTGCCGAGCCGCTGTTCCTGGGCAATGCGGGAACGGCGATGCGCTTCCTGACCGCCGCTGCCGCCACGATCCAGGGGACCACGATCCTGGATGGCGATGCCCATATGCGCAAACGGCCGATCGCGCCGCTGGTGGAGGCGCTGCGCCGCATGGGGGTTACGATCGACGCGCCCAGCGGTTGTCCGCCGGTCCATGTAGAAGGAGTCGGCATCCCGGGCGGGCGGGTGATCGTCGACGCAGGGCTTTCCAGCCAATATGTCTCGGCACTGCTGATCGCAGCAGCCTGCGCGAAAGGTCCGGTCGAGGTCGTGCTGGCCGGGGGCGACATCGGCGCCCGCGGCTATATCGACCTGACGCTCGCTGCGATGGAGACTTTCGGGGGCCAAATCATGCCGGTGGGCCAGACAGGCTGGACGGTCGCCGCCACAGGTTATCAGGCGGCAGACGCCATGGTGGAGCCGGATGCCTCGGCAGCCACTTATCTCTGGGCGGCAGAGGTCCTGACCGGGGGCAAGATCGACATCGGCCTGGCTTCGGATCGCTTCAGCCAACCCGACGCCAAGGCGCAGGCGCTGATCGCCGCCTCTCCCCAAATGCCGGGCGTGATCGACGGTTCGCAGATGCAGGATGCGATACCGACGCTCGCCGTGCTGGCCGCGTTCAATGCGCGGCCCGTGCGCTTCACGGGCATCGCCAACCTGCGCGTCAAGGAATGCGATCGCGTCCGCGCGCTTTCGACCGAGCTGAACCGCATTCGCAGCGGCCTCGCCGAGGAACAAGGGGATGACCTGCTGGTCCATGGCGATCCCGGACTGGCCGGCCAGACGCTGCCGACCGCGATCGAGACCTACGCCGATCACCGCATCGCGATGGCCTTCTCCCTGGCGGGTCTGAAGATCGGCGGGATCCGTATCCTCGATCCGGGATGCGTAGCGAAGACCTACCCCGGCTATTGGGACGCGCTGGCGTCTTTGGGGGTACAGCTGGTGCCGGAGGTCGGAGCCTAA